Proteins from a single region of Bartonella sp. M0283:
- the recN gene encoding DNA repair protein RecN — protein MLVQLSIRDIVLIERLDINFDAGLSVLTGETGAGKSILLDSLSLALGGRGDASLVRHGAESGQVTAVFDVPIDHPARKLIKENGLDDEGDIILRRIQSSDGRSRVFINDQAASVALMRDVGHELVEIHGQHADRALVDIASHRDLLDAYGRVDEDLKAVSERYRHWHNLETTLKKHREKVAEALREADYLRSSVEELDKLSPEAGEEESLAIRRTDMMKAEKIAGDINEAGDMLNGAQSPVPVLANLVRRLERKIPEAEELVKPIVDSIDNALEALGLAQDSVDAAMSALDFDPQELSNVEERLFALRAAARKYNVPADSLSELRDKMDQDLKDLDQSEETVGKLEKEVAAALEDYDKAAEQLSQKRHERAKELTKAVMAELPALKLERAEFIVNIESNKEERTPEGIDRVEYWVRTNPGTRAGPMMKVASGGELSRFLLALKVALADRGSAPTLVFDEIDTGVGGAVADAIGQRLSRLAKGVQVLSVTHAPQVAARADSHFLISKSEHGDGDRLITRVYKLDMDERAEEIARMLAGEHITDEARAAALKLLNAK, from the coding sequence ATGCTTGTACAGCTTTCGATCCGCGACATCGTTCTGATCGAAAGGCTCGATATCAACTTTGACGCGGGCCTGTCGGTGCTTACCGGTGAAACCGGTGCTGGCAAGTCTATTCTGCTTGACTCTTTGTCTTTGGCACTTGGGGGGCGTGGGGACGCTTCCCTCGTGCGTCATGGGGCCGAAAGCGGGCAGGTGACGGCCGTTTTTGATGTGCCGATCGACCATCCAGCCAGAAAACTTATCAAAGAAAATGGCCTTGATGATGAAGGCGATATCATCCTTCGTCGCATCCAGTCTTCGGATGGCCGTTCGCGAGTTTTTATCAACGATCAGGCGGCAAGCGTTGCTTTGATGCGTGACGTCGGTCACGAGCTTGTCGAAATTCATGGACAACATGCTGATCGGGCGCTTGTCGATATTGCCTCCCATCGCGATCTTCTTGATGCTTATGGGCGTGTGGATGAAGATCTCAAGGCGGTGAGCGAGCGTTATCGGCACTGGCATAATCTCGAAACAACGTTGAAGAAGCATCGCGAAAAAGTTGCGGAAGCTTTGCGTGAGGCGGACTATTTGCGTTCGTCTGTTGAAGAACTGGATAAGCTTAGCCCCGAGGCAGGCGAAGAAGAAAGCTTGGCAATCCGGCGTACCGATATGATGAAAGCCGAAAAAATTGCAGGCGACATCAATGAGGCCGGAGATATGTTGAATGGGGCACAATCACCGGTTCCGGTTTTGGCAAATCTCGTCCGACGTCTCGAACGAAAAATTCCTGAAGCGGAAGAGCTTGTCAAACCGATCGTCGATTCAATTGATAATGCGCTTGAAGCTTTGGGTCTTGCACAAGATAGCGTTGATGCAGCCATGAGCGCTCTCGATTTTGACCCACAAGAATTAAGCAATGTCGAAGAACGGTTGTTTGCTTTGCGTGCCGCCGCACGTAAATATAACGTTCCCGCCGACAGCCTGTCGGAGTTGCGCGACAAGATGGATCAGGATTTGAAAGATCTTGACCAGAGCGAGGAAACCGTCGGAAAACTTGAAAAAGAAGTTGCTGCAGCCCTTGAAGATTATGATAAGGCGGCCGAACAACTTTCGCAAAAACGGCATGAACGGGCGAAAGAATTGACGAAAGCGGTCATGGCCGAATTGCCAGCCCTGAAGCTTGAACGGGCGGAATTTATCGTCAATATCGAAAGCAACAAAGAAGAACGTACGCCGGAAGGAATAGACAGGGTTGAATATTGGGTGCGCACAAATCCGGGAACACGTGCCGGCCCGATGATGAAGGTGGCCTCGGGCGGTGAATTGTCGCGTTTTCTTCTGGCTTTGAAAGTGGCTCTTGCCGATCGCGGTTCTGCTCCGACACTGGTTTTTGATGAAATCGATACAGGTGTTGGCGGTGCGGTTGCCGACGCGATCGGGCAAAGATTGTCAAGACTTGCCAAAGGTGTACAAGTGCTTTCTGTAACCCATGCACCGCAAGTAGCTGCCCGTGCCGACAGCCATTTCCTGATTTCCAAATCCGAACATGGGGACGGTGACCGCCTGATTACGCGTGTCTATAAACTCGACATGGATGAACGCGCGGAAGAAATTGCGCGCATGCTTGCAGGCGAACATATTACCGATGAAGCCCGTGCTGCCGCATTAAAACTGCTTAATGCAAAATAG
- the ftsZ gene encoding cell division protein FtsZ → MTINLHGPDITELKPRITVFGVGGGGGNAVNNMINAGLQGVDFVVANTDAQALTMSKADRVIQLGAAVTEGLGAGALPEVGQAAAEECLDEIVDHLGNSHMVFITCGMGGGTGTGAAPVVARAAREKGILTVGVVTKPFHFEGARRMKTAEAGIEELQKCVDTLIVIPNQNLFRIANEQTTFADAFMMADQVLYSGVASITDLMIKEGLINLDFADVRSVMHEMGRAMMGTGEASGENRALAAAEAAIANPLLDETSMRGARGLLISITGGRDLTLFEVDEAANRIREEVDADANVIFGAIDDESLEGVIRVSVVATGIDRASVEGADADGQGNQISGPARKLDNNSIPQAGPKAQLSDAKSQPMVEVMEALELEMNRPVEEPFRPQSEIFKVPSSNAGAIPQRANPQIQASPTVHAQAQQMPQTPRMQAPRMSQPREQAPVNMEATARVLDEMTEVPAMREKQAAPQQRPAPVRMPELRDFPSVAREKANAAAHHQQAQQGPRSLWQKLTQSLIHRDEEPTARLEPAHKQTREPVLPNQEPRRQLSSDAAVYAPRRQSAAEPQSRQQPQQRQPVSEEDQLEIPAFLRRQAN, encoded by the coding sequence ATGACAATCAATCTGCACGGGCCAGATATTACAGAATTGAAGCCACGTATCACTGTTTTCGGTGTGGGTGGTGGCGGCGGTAACGCCGTCAATAATATGATCAATGCCGGCTTGCAGGGCGTTGATTTTGTTGTCGCCAATACGGATGCCCAGGCATTGACCATGTCGAAGGCAGATCGTGTTATCCAGCTTGGTGCAGCCGTGACCGAAGGTCTTGGTGCCGGTGCACTTCCCGAAGTCGGGCAGGCTGCGGCAGAAGAATGCCTTGATGAAATTGTCGATCATCTCGGCAATTCCCACATGGTTTTCATTACCTGTGGTATGGGCGGTGGCACCGGAACCGGTGCAGCACCAGTGGTTGCCCGTGCAGCCAGAGAAAAAGGTATTTTGACTGTCGGTGTCGTGACTAAGCCCTTCCATTTCGAAGGCGCGCGTCGCATGAAAACTGCAGAAGCCGGTATTGAAGAATTGCAAAAATGCGTTGATACGCTGATTGTTATTCCAAACCAGAACCTGTTCCGTATTGCCAATGAACAAACCACTTTTGCCGATGCGTTCATGATGGCCGATCAGGTGCTTTACTCAGGTGTCGCCTCGATCACCGATTTGATGATCAAAGAAGGCCTTATCAATCTTGATTTTGCCGATGTGCGTTCGGTGATGCATGAAATGGGCCGCGCAATGATGGGAACCGGTGAAGCTTCCGGTGAAAACCGCGCTCTTGCAGCCGCAGAAGCTGCTATTGCCAATCCGCTACTTGATGAAACATCAATGCGTGGTGCTCGCGGCTTGTTGATTTCGATCACCGGTGGACGTGACCTCACATTGTTCGAGGTTGACGAAGCAGCAAATCGTATTCGTGAGGAAGTCGATGCCGATGCAAATGTGATCTTTGGTGCGATTGACGACGAATCGCTTGAAGGTGTTATTCGCGTTTCGGTTGTCGCAACCGGTATCGACCGTGCAAGCGTCGAAGGTGCCGACGCAGATGGTCAGGGAAATCAGATTTCAGGCCCCGCACGCAAGCTCGACAATAATTCAATTCCACAGGCCGGCCCGAAGGCTCAACTTTCTGATGCAAAATCGCAGCCCATGGTCGAGGTCATGGAAGCCTTGGAATTGGAAATGAACAGACCTGTTGAAGAACCTTTCCGTCCGCAGAGCGAAATTTTTAAAGTTCCGTCCTCGAATGCAGGTGCTATTCCGCAACGTGCTAACCCGCAAATCCAGGCTTCGCCCACGGTTCACGCTCAGGCACAGCAAATGCCGCAAACACCACGCATGCAAGCTCCGCGTATGTCGCAACCGCGTGAGCAAGCTCCGGTGAATATGGAAGCAACAGCCCGCGTACTTGACGAGATGACAGAAGTTCCGGCAATGCGTGAAAAACAGGCAGCACCGCAACAACGTCCGGCACCGGTCAGAATGCCTGAACTGCGCGATTTTCCGTCTGTTGCCCGTGAAAAGGCCAATGCTGCAGCGCATCATCAACAAGCCCAGCAGGGACCACGCAGTCTTTGGCAGAAATTGACGCAAAGTTTGATCCACCGCGATGAGGAACCGACGGCCCGGCTTGAGCCTGCCCATAAACAAACCCGCGAGCCGGTTCTGCCAAATCAGGAACCGCGCCGTCAGCTGTCATCCGACGCTGCTGTTTATGCGCCTCGGCGGCAATCGGCTGCTGAACCTCAATCACGTCAGCAACCACAACAACGCCAACCGGTCAGCGAAGAAGATCAGTTGGAGATTCCGGCTTTCCTGCGCCGTCAGGCAAACTGA
- the murB gene encoding UDP-N-acetylmuramate dehydrogenase: MIDGEALLKRLQPSLEGIRGRIHPNVDMSKVTWFRAGGLAEVFYQPADEADLAVFLQKLPRDVPITIVGIGSNLLIRDGGIAGVTIRLSAKGFGETQQVTQTRIFAGAATTDKRLASVALEAGISGFHFYCGIPGGLGGALKMNGGANGGETAQHVVEVYALDREGKRHILNRADMHYSYRQSKVDDDLIFVGALLEGQKGNKEDIKKAMDEAIRHREEVQPIREKTGGSTFRNPEGTSAWKVIDEAGCRGLTIGGAEMSTMHCNFMINKGNATAYDLELLGETVRKRVFEKTGIVLHWEIKRIGQFLTDKIVEPFIAPH; the protein is encoded by the coding sequence ATGATAGATGGCGAAGCACTTTTAAAGCGGTTGCAACCTTCTCTTGAAGGCATAAGAGGACGAATTCACCCCAATGTGGATATGAGCAAAGTCACCTGGTTTCGTGCCGGTGGCCTTGCCGAAGTCTTCTATCAACCGGCAGACGAAGCCGATCTTGCGGTCTTTTTACAAAAATTGCCGAGGGATGTGCCGATAACAATTGTCGGTATCGGTTCCAATTTGCTGATACGTGATGGCGGCATTGCCGGTGTAACAATCCGCCTTTCGGCCAAAGGTTTCGGTGAAACCCAGCAAGTCACGCAGACACGTATTTTTGCCGGTGCTGCAACCACTGACAAAAGGCTTGCTTCAGTCGCACTGGAAGCTGGCATTTCTGGCTTTCATTTTTATTGTGGCATACCGGGGGGGCTCGGTGGTGCATTGAAGATGAATGGCGGTGCCAATGGCGGCGAGACAGCACAACATGTTGTTGAAGTCTATGCACTCGACCGCGAGGGGAAACGCCATATCCTCAACCGTGCGGATATGCACTATTCCTATCGTCAATCAAAGGTTGATGATGATTTGATCTTCGTCGGTGCTTTGCTTGAAGGGCAAAAAGGCAACAAGGAAGACATCAAGAAAGCCATGGACGAGGCTATTCGCCACCGCGAAGAAGTTCAGCCTATTCGTGAAAAAACCGGTGGTTCAACCTTCCGCAACCCGGAAGGTACATCGGCTTGGAAAGTTATTGATGAAGCGGGCTGCCGTGGCTTGACAATAGGTGGTGCCGAGATGAGCACCATGCATTGTAATTTCATGATCAATAAAGGTAATGCTACCGCCTATGATCTTGAGCTTTTAGGCGAAACAGTAAGGAAACGTGTGTTTGAAAAAACCGGAATTGTGCTTCATTGGGAAATTAAACGCATAGGCCAATTTTTAACCGATAAAATTGTAGAACCTTTTATAGCTCCCCATTGA
- a CDS encoding outer membrane protein assembly factor BamD encodes MTKLNSCFMDAGVKKSTILRKVIIGLMLGSVCLTAGCSKKDKDVDLTSYVDKIDPPDVLYNQALANLDAGRLSEAAKKFEAVDRQHPYTEWARKSLVMGAFTNYRKGNYDEAVNMAKRYIALYPTSEEAAYAYYIIGLSYFRQIPDITRDQKDTKRAIAAMQEVVDRYPNSEYVDDAKTKIRFGREQLAGKEMQIGRYYQERKQYLSAIKRYRTVVEEYSNTNQIEEALYRLTEANYALGLTSEAQTAAAVLGQNYPESKWYKDAFNLLQKGGVAPQENKASWISRALNKTGLKKGS; translated from the coding sequence ATGACGAAGTTGAATTCGTGTTTTATGGATGCTGGAGTAAAAAAATCCACTATCTTGCGTAAAGTCATTATCGGGCTGATGCTTGGCAGCGTATGCCTGACAGCCGGTTGTTCGAAAAAAGACAAGGATGTCGATCTGACATCTTATGTCGACAAAATCGACCCGCCGGATGTTCTTTATAATCAGGCTCTGGCTAATCTGGATGCCGGCCGTTTGAGTGAAGCTGCCAAAAAATTCGAGGCGGTTGATCGTCAGCATCCTTACACTGAATGGGCACGCAAGTCTCTTGTTATGGGAGCTTTCACCAATTACCGCAAAGGCAATTATGACGAAGCGGTCAATATGGCCAAGCGCTATATTGCTCTTTATCCGACATCCGAGGAAGCCGCTTACGCTTATTACATTATCGGTCTGTCATATTTCCGGCAGATTCCCGATATTACGCGCGACCAGAAAGATACGAAACGCGCAATTGCTGCCATGCAGGAAGTTGTCGACCGCTATCCTAATTCGGAATATGTCGATGATGCCAAAACCAAGATACGTTTCGGGCGTGAGCAACTTGCCGGTAAAGAAATGCAGATCGGCCGTTATTATCAGGAACGCAAACAATATCTTTCGGCTATCAAGCGTTATCGCACCGTTGTTGAAGAATATTCCAATACGAACCAGATTGAGGAAGCACTCTATCGTTTGACAGAAGCAAACTATGCTTTGGGTCTAACATCGGAAGCGCAAACGGCTGCTGCTGTTCTTGGGCAAAACTATCCGGAAAGCAAATGGTATAAGGACGCTTTCAACCTGCTGCAAAAGGGTGGGGTAGCACCTCAAGAAAATAAAGCCTCGTGGATATCCCGTGCGTTGAACAAAACCGGGCTGAAAAAAGGTTCCTGA
- the murC gene encoding UDP-N-acetylmuramate--L-alanine ligase codes for MKMPLSIGLIHFVGIGGIGMSGIAEVLHNLGYKVQGSDQADNANVERLRSHGIKIHVGHSADNLGQAEVVVVSTAIHKNNPEYIAAKERHLPIVRRAEMLAELMRFKQAVAIGGTHGKTTTTSLIGTLLEAGNMDPTVINGGIVNAYGTNARMGEGDWMVVEADESDGTFLKLPADVAVVTNIDPEHLDHYGTFEAEREAYLQFVENVPFYGFGVMCLDHPEVQALVSRIDDRRVITYGSNPQADVRFLNHHMEGPKSHFDVVIRSRKTGAVIEMKNLVLPMPGRHNVLNATAAIAVAHELGVSDDAIIKGLAGFGGVKRRFTHTGSWNGVEIFDDYGHHPVEIKAVLKAARESVKGRVIAIAQPHRYTRLHNLFDEFATCFNDADTILVTPVYPAGEDPIEGVNSKALVDRIKTAGHRDARYIADPKEIAPIVRKIAKPGDYVVFLGAGNITQWAYALPNELADLDKK; via the coding sequence ATGAAAATGCCCTTGAGTATTGGCCTTATCCACTTTGTGGGAATTGGGGGTATAGGCATGAGCGGTATTGCCGAAGTGCTCCATAATCTGGGCTATAAAGTTCAAGGTTCCGATCAGGCAGATAATGCCAATGTCGAGCGTTTGCGCTCCCACGGAATAAAAATTCATGTCGGCCACAGTGCCGATAATCTGGGGCAGGCGGAAGTTGTCGTTGTTTCAACCGCTATTCATAAAAATAATCCGGAATATATTGCCGCCAAAGAACGTCATTTACCAATTGTAAGACGGGCTGAAATGCTTGCCGAATTGATGCGTTTCAAGCAGGCTGTTGCCATTGGCGGTACGCATGGCAAAACCACAACCACTTCACTCATTGGCACACTTTTGGAAGCCGGTAATATGGACCCGACTGTGATCAATGGCGGTATTGTCAACGCTTATGGTACCAATGCACGTATGGGCGAAGGCGATTGGATGGTGGTTGAAGCCGACGAAAGCGACGGTACATTTTTAAAACTTCCGGCCGATGTCGCAGTCGTTACCAATATTGATCCTGAACATCTCGATCATTACGGTACTTTCGAGGCTGAACGCGAAGCTTACTTGCAATTTGTCGAGAATGTTCCTTTCTACGGTTTTGGTGTCATGTGTCTTGATCATCCGGAAGTGCAAGCTCTGGTCAGCCGCATTGATGATCGTCGCGTCATTACTTACGGCTCCAACCCGCAAGCAGATGTGCGCTTTCTGAACCACCATATGGAAGGGCCGAAATCGCATTTCGATGTTGTCATACGCTCGCGTAAAACCGGGGCGGTTATCGAGATGAAGAATCTGGTTTTGCCAATGCCGGGTCGTCACAATGTGCTGAATGCCACGGCAGCTATTGCTGTTGCTCACGAACTTGGCGTTTCCGATGATGCGATTATCAAAGGATTGGCGGGCTTTGGCGGTGTCAAACGCCGCTTTACCCATACCGGTAGTTGGAACGGTGTCGAAATTTTCGATGACTATGGGCACCATCCGGTAGAAATCAAAGCAGTACTCAAAGCAGCGCGTGAAAGTGTAAAAGGGCGTGTCATTGCCATCGCCCAGCCACATCGTTATACGCGCCTTCATAATCTTTTTGATGAATTTGCAACCTGCTTCAATGATGCCGACACAATTCTCGTCACTCCGGTTTATCCGGCTGGAGAAGACCCGATTGAAGGAGTCAACTCGAAAGCTCTGGTTGACCGGATTAAAACTGCCGGCCACCGTGATGCTCGTTATATTGCCGACCCGAAGGAAATCGCCCCGATTGTCAGAAAAATTGCCAAGCCCGGTGATTATGTTGTCTTCCTTGGGGCTGGAAATATTACCCAATGGGCATATGCTCTCCCCAATGAATTGGCAGACCTTGATAAAAAATAA
- the ftsA gene encoding cell division protein FtsA → MNLLGSGHNGLRKTRLLTVLDMGSSKVVCVIARLRPFDHMQYLPGRTHHIEILGFGVQRSRGIKSGVVMDMAAAEQSVRLAVDAAEKMAGLIVDSLIVNFSSARLRSVVVHGEYDVSGREVSLRDVRSVLASASRKAFALDRHIVHSVPLSYSLDSEKGISDPIGMTGNLLGVDVHVLTAETVPLRNLEACINRAHISVEAMVATPFASGLAVLVDDEARLGAACIDIGGGTTTFSVFSDNHFVHADAIPVGGNHVTLDIARGFSMPLEDAERLKVMHGSTLPGGVDDRHMISISPIADERSEMQYPRAVLTRIIQARVEEILEMVRDRLNRSGFGHVIGKRIVLTGGGSQLTGLPETARKILGRNVRVGRPLGVSGLPTLAKGAAFSAVVGLMIYPQTASFEEKIVHTIGQLKTGTGGRFQRVGQWLRESF, encoded by the coding sequence ATGAATCTGTTAGGTTCAGGACATAACGGATTGCGTAAGACCCGTCTGTTGACAGTGCTTGATATGGGGTCAAGCAAGGTTGTTTGTGTCATTGCGCGTTTGCGCCCCTTTGACCATATGCAATATCTCCCCGGTCGTACGCACCATATCGAAATATTGGGCTTTGGTGTGCAGCGCTCTCGCGGAATAAAATCCGGCGTTGTGATGGACATGGCCGCGGCAGAACAATCTGTTCGCCTTGCAGTCGATGCCGCAGAAAAAATGGCAGGTTTGATTGTCGATTCATTGATTGTCAATTTTTCATCTGCCCGCTTGAGAAGCGTTGTTGTTCATGGCGAATATGATGTGAGCGGACGTGAAGTCTCTTTGCGTGATGTGCGCTCGGTTCTTGCCAGTGCATCAAGAAAAGCATTTGCGCTTGATCGCCACATTGTCCATTCGGTTCCGCTCAGCTATTCGCTCGATAGTGAAAAGGGGATTTCGGATCCGATAGGAATGACAGGTAATCTGCTTGGTGTGGATGTTCATGTTTTAACGGCAGAAACTGTACCGTTGCGCAATCTTGAGGCCTGTATCAATCGCGCTCATATCAGTGTGGAAGCTATGGTTGCAACACCATTTGCAAGCGGTCTTGCAGTTCTGGTCGATGATGAGGCCCGTTTGGGGGCTGCATGTATCGACATAGGTGGCGGCACAACTACATTTTCGGTTTTCTCCGACAATCATTTTGTTCATGCCGATGCTATTCCTGTTGGTGGCAACCATGTCACGCTCGATATCGCACGGGGTTTTTCGATGCCCCTTGAAGATGCCGAAAGACTGAAAGTTATGCATGGGTCGACACTTCCCGGTGGCGTGGATGACAGACATATGATCAGCATTTCGCCGATCGCAGACGAGCGGAGCGAAATGCAATATCCTCGTGCTGTTTTGACACGCATTATTCAGGCGCGGGTTGAAGAAATTCTTGAGATGGTACGTGACAGGCTCAATCGTTCAGGGTTCGGTCATGTTATCGGAAAACGTATTGTGCTGACGGGTGGAGGGAGCCAGCTTACCGGCTTGCCCGAGACAGCACGCAAGATATTGGGACGTAATGTAAGGGTCGGCCGCCCGCTTGGAGTTTCGGGGTTGCCAACTCTGGCTAAGGGAGCGGCGTTCTCTGCGGTTGTCGGTTTGATGATTTATCCGCAGACGGCAAGTTTCGAAGAGAAAATTGTTCATACTATCGGTCAACTCAAGACTGGTACGGGGGGACGTTTTCAACGCGTAGGCCAATGGCTGCGCGAGAGTTTTTGA
- a CDS encoding cell division protein FtsQ/DivIB, which produces MDVGGRVVYALNGQQEDGFSTLVMSILPRLYRRLRRTVSQIVQADIELPRHFGAFAVVLFFGATACYGISAGGHTDDVVKATTSTFGFAVEDVEIAGNNRMSELDVLSALGLDGETSMIGFDAVKARGVLEQLPWVQSVDVQKIYPDRVRVSLVERQPYAVWQHGDNLDIIDDAGRVIVPFKPGLAGDLPLVVGIGAEKKASDFVREVAAFPEIKEHVRAYVRVGDRRWDVLLDNGVRIKLPETDAMVRLADAVKADKEQGLFSRDVLSVDLRLPDRITVALSDEALERRNNVVKEEERHLKARKAGHA; this is translated from the coding sequence ATGGATGTTGGAGGACGCGTCGTGTATGCGTTGAACGGTCAACAAGAGGACGGTTTTTCGACACTTGTGATGTCGATATTGCCCCGCCTTTACCGGCGGTTGCGGCGTACTGTCTCTCAAATTGTTCAGGCTGATATCGAACTGCCACGTCACTTTGGTGCATTTGCAGTTGTTCTCTTTTTTGGTGCGACGGCTTGCTATGGTATTTCGGCAGGTGGTCACACCGACGATGTTGTAAAAGCCACAACATCGACATTCGGTTTTGCCGTTGAGGATGTTGAAATTGCCGGTAATAACCGCATGTCGGAACTTGATGTTCTTTCAGCTCTCGGTCTTGATGGCGAAACGTCGATGATCGGTTTTGATGCTGTCAAAGCGCGTGGGGTTCTCGAACAGCTTCCGTGGGTACAATCGGTCGACGTTCAAAAAATCTATCCTGATCGCGTACGTGTTTCGCTTGTCGAGCGGCAGCCTTATGCCGTTTGGCAGCATGGTGATAACCTTGATATCATTGATGACGCCGGACGGGTGATTGTGCCGTTCAAACCGGGTCTTGCGGGGGATTTACCACTTGTTGTGGGTATAGGTGCGGAAAAGAAAGCATCCGATTTTGTGCGTGAAGTCGCCGCTTTCCCGGAAATTAAAGAACATGTGCGGGCTTATGTACGTGTGGGTGACCGGCGTTGGGATGTTCTGCTTGATAATGGTGTTCGTATCAAATTGCCGGAAACGGATGCTATGGTAAGACTTGCCGATGCAGTCAAGGCGGATAAGGAACAAGGGCTTTTTTCGCGCGACGTTTTGAGTGTTGATTTGCGCCTTCCCGATCGTATTACAGTTGCATTGTCAGACGAAGCATTGGAGCGGCGTAATAACGTTGTTAAAGAAGAAGAGCGTCATTTGAAAGCTCGGAAGGCAGGCCACGCATGA
- a CDS encoding D-alanine--D-alanine ligase yields the protein MAKKHVAVLMGGFSSERPISLSSGAACAEAIENLGYKVTKVDVGRDVASRLAELKPDIAFNALHGIFGEDGRIQGILEFLQIPYTHSGVLASALAMDKGRAKIIAAANGVTVAPSRVMNRFEIGKNHPIEPPYVIKPVYEGSSFGVVIVKAGQNTPPSEVAGPSWHYGDDVIVEKYVAGRELTCAVLGGEALEVCEIVPDKEFQFYDFQSKYKPGGSKHVCPAPLSPNIYQNVQRMSVAAHQALGCRGVSRSDFRFDEEKGELVWLEINTQPGMTPTSLVPDMAKVAGRSFGDLVEWMLEDASCMR from the coding sequence ATGGCGAAAAAACATGTTGCCGTATTGATGGGTGGTTTTTCTTCCGAACGCCCGATAAGTCTGTCTTCTGGAGCAGCATGTGCAGAGGCCATCGAAAATCTTGGTTACAAAGTCACAAAAGTTGATGTCGGGCGCGACGTCGCTTCAAGACTTGCCGAATTAAAACCTGATATTGCGTTTAATGCTTTGCACGGTATTTTTGGCGAAGATGGTCGTATTCAGGGCATATTGGAATTTTTACAAATTCCCTATACGCATTCGGGTGTTCTGGCGTCTGCCCTTGCTATGGATAAGGGGCGGGCAAAAATTATTGCTGCAGCAAATGGGGTAACGGTTGCGCCTTCGCGCGTGATGAACCGTTTCGAGATTGGGAAAAACCATCCGATCGAGCCTCCTTATGTCATTAAACCGGTTTACGAGGGGTCGAGCTTTGGCGTGGTTATCGTCAAGGCCGGTCAAAATACACCGCCATCTGAAGTTGCGGGTCCATCCTGGCATTATGGCGATGATGTTATCGTAGAAAAATACGTTGCAGGAAGAGAACTGACCTGCGCTGTTCTGGGTGGAGAAGCGTTGGAAGTCTGCGAAATTGTACCGGACAAAGAATTCCAGTTTTACGATTTTCAATCAAAATATAAGCCGGGGGGATCAAAACACGTTTGTCCGGCTCCGCTTTCACCAAATATTTACCAAAATGTGCAAAGGATGTCTGTGGCAGCACATCAGGCACTTGGATGCAGGGGTGTTAGCCGCTCGGATTTTCGTTTTGACGAGGAGAAAGGTGAGTTGGTCTGGTTGGAAATTAATACACAACCGGGTATGACGCCCACCTCTCTTGTGCCGGATATGGCAAAAGTGGCGGGTCGCTCGTTTGGCGATCTTGTGGAATGGATGTTGGAGGACGCGTCGTGTATGCGTTGA
- the lpxC gene encoding UDP-3-O-acyl-N-acetylglucosamine deacetylase: MVGKHTKSGLDHHFQSTLAKTVILSGHGVHSGLPSTLTISPAEAGTGIIFVRTLPSGEKKRFHAVAEETGKTDLSTTLGTGAVRVETIEHLMAAINAYNLDNLVIEVSSNELPILDGGSWTYCEAFDKAGIVNQNVKRKFILIKKKVRIESKNGFAEFEPFDGRRFDVSIEFSSPIIGKSSIVFDCEPEGFKKEIARARTFGFLKDVETLWAAGMALGSSLENSIVIGFDDDVVNPDGLYYENEFVRHKLLDAIGDTAMTGSPVIGLFRSFRGGHALNAGLVKALLEDKTAFDTKEF, translated from the coding sequence ATGGTTGGCAAACATACGAAGTCCGGTCTTGACCATCATTTCCAATCAACATTGGCAAAAACGGTTATCTTAAGCGGACATGGTGTTCATAGCGGTCTTCCTTCGACCCTCACGATCAGTCCTGCCGAAGCAGGAACAGGAATCATATTTGTAAGAACTCTACCATCGGGTGAAAAAAAGCGCTTTCATGCTGTTGCCGAAGAAACAGGTAAAACCGACCTTTCAACAACTTTGGGTACAGGAGCAGTCCGTGTCGAGACAATTGAACATTTGATGGCTGCAATCAACGCCTATAATCTTGATAACCTTGTCATTGAAGTTTCAAGCAACGAGTTACCTATTCTTGATGGCGGTTCATGGACATATTGCGAGGCGTTCGATAAAGCGGGAATTGTTAATCAAAACGTTAAACGCAAATTCATTCTTATCAAGAAAAAGGTCAGGATCGAATCGAAAAACGGTTTTGCCGAGTTCGAGCCGTTTGATGGCAGGCGATTTGACGTTTCGATTGAATTTTCAAGCCCGATTATTGGCAAAAGTTCAATTGTTTTCGATTGTGAACCGGAAGGATTCAAAAAAGAAATTGCCAGAGCGCGCACCTTCGGCTTTTTGAAAGATGTTGAAACACTTTGGGCCGCCGGTATGGCTCTCGGCTCGTCTTTGGAAAATTCGATTGTGATCGGTTTTGATGACGATGTCGTCAATCCGGATGGGCTCTATTATGAAAATGAATTTGTCCGCCATAAATTATTGGATGCGATCGGCGATACGGCAATGACCGGTTCGCCCGTTATCGGCCTTTTCAGGTCATTTCGTGGTGGACATGCCTTGAATGCAGGGCTTGTAAAAGCACTACTGGAAGACAAAACCGCATTTGATACAAAAGAATTTTAA